A single Pseudomonas sp. MM223 DNA region contains:
- the ycaC_3 gene encoding putative hydrolase YcaC (*Name ycaC_3), whose protein sequence is MSKFTYNRLNKDDAAVLLVDHQAGLLSLVRDIEPDKFKNNVLALADLAKFFNLPTILTTSFEQGPNGPLVPELKALFPDAPYIARPGQINAWDNEDFVKAVKATGKKQLIIAGVVTEVCVAFPALSALEEEFDVFVVTDASGTFNEMTRDAAHDRMSQAGAQLMTWFGVACELHRDWRNDVEGLAALCSNHIPDYRNLMTSYNALTAGK, encoded by the coding sequence ATGAGCAAATTCACCTACAACCGCCTGAACAAAGACGACGCTGCCGTACTGCTGGTCGACCACCAGGCTGGCCTGCTGTCCCTGGTACGCGACATCGAGCCGGACAAGTTCAAGAACAACGTGTTGGCCCTGGCTGACCTGGCCAAGTTTTTCAACCTGCCGACCATCCTCACCACCAGCTTTGAGCAAGGCCCCAACGGCCCGCTGGTGCCGGAACTGAAAGCGCTGTTCCCGGATGCCCCGTACATCGCCCGCCCAGGCCAGATCAATGCCTGGGACAACGAAGACTTCGTCAAGGCGGTGAAGGCCACTGGCAAGAAGCAGCTGATCATTGCCGGTGTGGTGACTGAGGTTTGCGTAGCCTTCCCGGCGCTGTCGGCCCTGGAAGAAGAGTTCGACGTGTTCGTGGTGACCGATGCCTCCGGCACCTTCAACGAAATGACCCGCGATGCGGCCCATGACCGCATGAGCCAGGCGGGTGCCCAGCTGATGACATGGTTCGGCGTGGCGTGTGAGCTGCACCGCGACTGGCGCAACGATGTGGAAGGGCTGGCGGCGCTGTGCTCCAACCACATTCCGGATTATCGGAATTTGATGACCAGCTACAACGCGTTGACTGCGGGGAAGTAA
- the dmlR_23 gene encoding HTH-type transcriptional regulator DmlR (*Name dmlR_23), which yields MEDLNSLYYFTQVVEHGGFAPAGRALDMPKSKLSRRIADLEDRLGVRLLHRTSRHCSLTEIGQAYYNRCLAMRVEAEGAAEIIERNRSEPRGLVRISCPTTLLNSWVGPMLTRYMLKYPQVELFIESTNRRVDLLHEGFDIALRVRFPPLENTDMVMKVLSNSTQCLVGQPHYLEQLPKGFDPQLLGTLPSVHWGSAQREYQWELFQGEDNSRSIVIPHTPRMVTDDLFALRHFVVAGVGIAHLPRVAVREDLASGRLVELLPEWHPRCGIVHAIFPSRRGLLPSVRALIDHLAEEFAISDMA from the coding sequence TTGGAAGACCTCAACTCCCTCTACTACTTCACCCAAGTCGTGGAGCACGGCGGCTTCGCCCCGGCAGGGCGGGCGCTGGACATGCCCAAGTCGAAACTCAGCCGGCGCATCGCCGACCTTGAAGACCGCCTGGGCGTGCGCCTGCTGCACCGCACCAGCCGGCACTGCTCGCTGACCGAAATTGGCCAGGCCTACTACAACCGCTGCCTGGCCATGCGCGTGGAGGCCGAGGGCGCGGCGGAAATCATCGAGCGCAACCGCAGCGAGCCACGCGGGCTGGTGCGCATCAGTTGCCCTACCACCCTGCTCAACTCCTGGGTCGGGCCGATGCTGACCCGCTACATGCTCAAGTACCCCCAGGTGGAGCTGTTCATCGAGAGCACCAACCGGCGCGTCGACCTGCTGCACGAGGGCTTCGACATTGCCCTGCGGGTGCGCTTTCCGCCGCTGGAGAACACCGACATGGTGATGAAGGTGCTGAGCAACAGCACCCAGTGCCTGGTCGGCCAGCCGCACTACCTGGAGCAACTGCCCAAAGGCTTCGACCCGCAGTTGCTCGGCACGCTGCCCAGCGTGCATTGGGGCAGTGCCCAACGTGAGTACCAGTGGGAACTGTTCCAGGGTGAGGACAACAGCCGCAGCATCGTCATCCCGCATACGCCGCGCATGGTGACCGACGACCTGTTTGCCCTGCGCCATTTCGTGGTGGCCGGCGTGGGGATTGCGCACTTGCCGCGGGTGGCGGTGCGCGAGGACCTGGCTTCGGGGCGCTTGGTAGAATTGCTGCCTGAGTGGCACCCGCGTTGCGGCATCGTGCATGCGATCTTCCCGTCGCGGCGGGGACTGCTGCCGTCGGTGCGGGCATTGATCGATCATCTGGCTGAGGAATTTGCCATCAGCGACATGGCTTGA
- the oprD_12 gene encoding Porin D (*Name oprD_12), with protein MIRATPGPGRALLATLALCPAFSQADEPGWSLLSRNYFLHSDFRSPSGSGQNYRQEWAQGFIGEVRSGFTEGTVGVGIDAHGFLGLKLDGGRGHAGTGLLPRDSDGRAESDYSSAGATLKLRLGNTQLRYGEMTVETPVFDTGDKRLHPEYATGWLVENTDLPDWRLQAGRFTAFNNQDNSATHDDFSGYGATTHNRAISLAGATFAPNGPFGAALYAGQLEDTWRQAYLNLNLAEGNWRLDGNLYKTRDTGSASAGAIDTLAYSLLARYSLGAQALSLAYQKVEGDTPFDFVGGDSIYLANSIKYADFNGPGERSWQLRYDLNFATLGVPGLSLMGRYVSGRGIDGSHAPTGGAYVAQYGDGGKHWERDIDLKYVVQSGAAKDLSLSLSHVSHRANQAQAGDDIDRIYLIIEYPLKGSF; from the coding sequence ATGATCCGCGCCACCCCCGGACCAGGCCGCGCCCTGCTCGCCACCCTCGCCCTCTGCCCCGCATTCAGCCAGGCCGACGAACCCGGCTGGTCGCTGCTCAGCCGTAACTACTTCCTGCACAGCGACTTCCGCTCGCCTTCCGGCAGCGGCCAGAACTACCGGCAGGAATGGGCCCAGGGTTTCATCGGCGAGGTCCGCTCGGGTTTCACCGAAGGTACTGTCGGCGTGGGCATCGACGCCCATGGCTTTCTCGGCCTGAAGCTCGACGGTGGCCGCGGCCATGCCGGCACCGGCCTGCTACCGCGCGACAGCGACGGCCGCGCTGAGTCTGACTATTCCAGCGCTGGGGCTACGCTCAAGCTGCGCCTGGGCAATACCCAACTGCGCTACGGCGAGATGACCGTGGAAACACCGGTGTTCGACACCGGCGACAAACGCCTGCACCCCGAATACGCCACCGGCTGGTTAGTGGAAAACACCGACCTGCCCGACTGGCGCCTGCAGGCCGGGCGTTTCACCGCCTTCAACAACCAGGACAACAGCGCCACCCACGATGACTTCAGCGGCTACGGCGCCACCACGCACAACCGGGCCATCAGCCTGGCTGGTGCCACCTTCGCGCCCAACGGGCCGTTCGGCGCCGCCCTGTATGCCGGGCAGCTGGAGGACACCTGGCGCCAGGCCTACCTCAACCTGAACCTGGCCGAGGGCAACTGGCGCCTGGACGGCAACCTCTACAAGACCCGCGACACCGGCAGTGCCAGCGCCGGGGCCATCGACACCCTCGCCTACAGCCTGCTGGCCAGGTACAGCCTCGGTGCCCAGGCGCTGAGCCTGGCCTACCAGAAGGTCGAGGGCGACACCCCATTCGACTTCGTCGGCGGCGACTCCATCTACCTGGCCAACTCGATCAAGTACGCCGACTTCAACGGCCCCGGCGAGCGCTCGTGGCAACTGCGCTACGACCTCAACTTTGCCACCCTCGGCGTGCCCGGGCTGAGCCTGATGGGCCGCTACGTCAGCGGCCGTGGCATCGACGGCAGCCATGCACCAACGGGCGGCGCTTACGTGGCCCAGTACGGCGACGGTGGCAAACACTGGGAACGCGACATCGACCTAAAATACGTGGTGCAGTCAGGTGCCGCCAAGGACCTGAGCCTGTCGCTTTCCCACGTCAGCCACCGCGCCAACCAGGCTCAGGCCGGCGATGACATCGACCGCATCTACCTGATCATCGAATACCCACTCAAAGGCAGCTTCTGA
- the entS_2 gene encoding Enterobactin exporter EntS (*Name entS_2), producing the protein MSTSPSGAWSPLRNTTFRMLWIATIASNIGTWMHEVGAGWLMTTLSANPLHVALIQVAGSLPMFFLALPAGAAADIVDKRRYLLLVQLWMSSVAVVLAALTLLGLMNVTLLLVLTLALGIGTALMMPAWSALTPELVGKEDLANAVAISSVGINVSRAIGPALAGVVVSLVGPWLTFALNAASFAGVILVLFLWKREVKEPLLPAERFVGAMRTGLRFARSAKPLQAVLLRAVAFFFCASAGTSLLPLIVRGEMHGSAADFGLLLAAIGIGAVAGATLLPRLRERISRDRLVLLASLLYALFLLALALVRNFYALLPAMLLSGAAWIAVLSNLQVAAQTSVPAWVRARALSVYILIFFGAMACGGLLWGTLASHASITLSLLLAAGGLALGTLLTCKVTLPETEAEEPTPSLHWPVPVLSDDTDKESGPVMVTVEYHIAPAKAEAFQQAARELEAMRKRNGALSWGLMRDSADPALWLEFFFEESWLEHLRHHHRVTRGELKIEARVRMLQTEGVEVRIRHLLAGGEHKAHH; encoded by the coding sequence ATGAGCACTTCCCCTTCAGGCGCCTGGAGCCCGTTGCGCAATACCACCTTTCGCATGCTGTGGATCGCCACCATTGCCTCCAACATCGGCACCTGGATGCACGAGGTGGGCGCCGGCTGGCTGATGACCACGTTGTCGGCCAACCCGCTGCACGTGGCGCTGATCCAGGTGGCCGGCTCGCTGCCGATGTTCTTCCTTGCCCTGCCCGCCGGCGCGGCGGCGGACATCGTCGACAAACGTCGCTACCTGTTGCTGGTACAACTGTGGATGTCTTCGGTTGCCGTGGTATTGGCGGCCCTGACCCTGCTCGGGCTGATGAACGTCACCTTGCTGCTGGTGCTGACCCTGGCGCTGGGCATCGGCACAGCGCTGATGATGCCGGCCTGGAGCGCGCTGACTCCGGAGCTGGTGGGCAAGGAAGACCTGGCCAATGCCGTGGCTATCTCCAGCGTCGGCATCAACGTGTCGCGCGCCATAGGCCCGGCCTTGGCGGGTGTGGTGGTGAGCCTGGTCGGCCCGTGGCTGACTTTTGCACTGAATGCCGCCTCGTTCGCCGGGGTGATCCTGGTGCTGTTCCTGTGGAAGCGTGAAGTGAAGGAACCGCTGCTGCCGGCTGAACGGTTTGTCGGTGCCATGCGTACCGGGCTGCGTTTCGCACGCAGTGCCAAACCCTTGCAGGCCGTGCTGTTGCGGGCCGTGGCGTTTTTCTTCTGCGCCAGCGCTGGTACCTCGCTGCTGCCCTTGATCGTGCGCGGCGAAATGCACGGCAGCGCCGCCGATTTTGGCCTGCTGCTGGCGGCCATCGGCATCGGTGCCGTGGCCGGCGCCACCCTGCTGCCACGCCTGCGCGAACGCATCAGCCGCGACCGCCTGGTGCTGCTCGCCAGCCTGTTGTACGCGCTGTTCCTGCTGGCGCTGGCGCTGGTGCGCAACTTCTATGCACTGCTGCCGGCGATGCTGCTCAGCGGCGCGGCGTGGATCGCGGTGCTGTCCAACCTGCAAGTGGCGGCACAAACCTCGGTCCCGGCCTGGGTGCGGGCGCGGGCCTTGTCGGTGTACATCCTGATCTTCTTCGGCGCCATGGCTTGTGGCGGGTTGCTGTGGGGCACGCTGGCCAGCCATGCATCGATCACCCTGAGCTTGCTGCTGGCTGCAGGTGGCCTGGCGCTGGGTACGTTGCTGACCTGCAAGGTGACCCTGCCAGAAACCGAAGCCGAGGAGCCGACACCGTCGCTGCACTGGCCGGTGCCGGTATTGAGCGATGACACGGACAAGGAAAGCGGGCCGGTGATGGTTACCGTGGAATACCACATCGCGCCGGCCAAGGCCGAGGCGTTCCAGCAGGCGGCGCGGGAGTTGGAGGCGATGCGCAAGCGCAATGGGGCGTTGTCCTGGGGGCTGATGCGCGACAGTGCTGACCCAGCGTTGTGGCTGGAGTTTTTCTTCGAGGAGTCGTGGCTGGAGCATTTGAGGCATCACCATCGGGTGACCCGGGGTGAGCTGAAGATCGAGGCGCGGGTGCGGATGCTGCAGACTGAAGGGGTTGAGGTGAGAATTCGGCATCTGTTGGCCGGTGGGGAGCACAAGGCTCACCACTGA